A window of Bos taurus isolate L1 Dominette 01449 registration number 42190680 breed Hereford chromosome 19, ARS-UCD2.0, whole genome shotgun sequence contains these coding sequences:
- the NEUROD2 gene encoding neurogenic differentiation factor 2, whose protein sequence is MLTRLFSEPGLLSDVPKFASWGDGDDDEPRSDKGDAPPPPPPQPGPGAPGPARAAKPVPLRSDEVPEAALAEVKEEGELGGEEEEEEEEEEGLDEAEGERPKKRGPKKRKMTKARLERSKLRRQKANARERNRMHDLNAALDNLRKVVPCYSKTQKLSKIETLRLAKNYIWALSEILRSGKRPDLVSYVQTLCKGLSQPTTNLVAGCLQLNSRNFLTEQGADGTGRFHGSGGPFAMHPYPYPCSRLAGAQCQAAGGLGSGAAHALRTHGYCAAYETLYAAAGGGGASPDYNSSEYEGPLSPPLCLNGNFSLKQDSSPDHEKSYHYSMHYSALPGSRPTGHGLVFGSSAVRGGVHSENLLSYDMHLHHDRGPMYEELNAFFHN, encoded by the coding sequence ATGCTGACCCGCCTGTTCAGCGAGCCCGGTCTCCTCTCGGACGTGCCCAAGTTCGCCAGCTGGGGCGACGGCGACGACGACGAGCCGAGGAGCGACAAGGGCGACGCACCACCTCCACCTCCGCCTCAGCCGGGGCCCGGGGCTCCGGGGCCCGCCCGGGCCGCCAAGCCCGTCCCTCTCCGTTCCGACGAGGTGCCGGAGGCCGCGCTGGCCGAGGTCAAGGAGGAAGGCGAGCTGGggggcgaggaggaggaggaagaggaggaagaggaagggctGGACGAGGCTGAGGGCGAGCGGCCCAAGAAGCGCGGGCCCAAGAAGCGCAAGATGACCAAGGCGCGCCTGGAGCGCTCCAAGCTGCGGCGGCAGAAGGCGAACGCGCGGGAGCGCAACCGCATGCACGACCTGAACGCCGCGCTGGACAACCTGCGGAAGGTGGTGCCCTGCTACTCCAAGACCCAGAAGTTGTCCAAGATCGAGACGCTGCGCCTCGCCAAGAACTACATCTGGGCGCTCTCGGAGATCCTGCGCTCGGGCAAGCGGCCCGATCTGGTGTCCTACGTGCAGACGCTGTGCAAGGGCCTGTCGCAGCCCACCACCAACCTGGTGGCCGGCTGCCTGCAGCTCAACTCGCGCAACTTCCTCACCGAGCAGGGCGCCGACGGCACGGGCCGCTTCCACGGCTCGGGCGGTCCGTTCGCCATGCACCCCTACCCGTACCCGTGCTCGCGCCTGGCGGGCGCACAGTGCCAGGCGGCGGGCGGCCTGGGCAGCGGCGCGGCGCACGCCCTGCGGACCCACGGCTACTGCGCCGCCTATGAGACGCTGTAcgcggcggcgggcggcggcggcgcgagCCCGGACTACAACAGCTCCGAGTACGAGGGCCCGCTCAGCCCCCCGCTCTGCCTCAATGGCAACTTCTCGCTCAAGCAGGACTCGTCGCCCGACCACGAGAAGAGCTACCATTACTCTATGCACTACTCGGCGCTGCCCGGCTCGCGGCCCACGGGCCACGGGCTGGTCTTTGGTTCGTCGGCTGTGCGCGGGGGCGTCCACTCGGAGAATCTCTTATCATACGATATGCACCTTCACCACGACCGGGGCCCCATGTACGAGGAGCTCAATGCGTTTTTCCATAACTGA